The proteins below are encoded in one region of Amycolatopsis magusensis:
- the hsaC gene encoding iron-dependent extradiol dioxygenase HsaC — translation MGIRSLGYLRIEATDLAAWREYGLKVLGMVEGKGTDPEALYLRMDDFPARLVIVPGTSDRLAQAGWEVSNAAELEEVRQSLAAHEVPFKEGTAEQLADRHVVEMITFEDPSGNTLEVFHGIALQHRRVVSPYGHRFVTEEQGLGHVVLSTHDDAAALRFYRDVLGFRLRDSMRLPPQFVGRPADGEPAWLRFFGCNPRHHSLAFLPMPVPSGIVHLMVEVENTDDVGLCLDRALRRKVPMSATLGRHVNDLMLSFYMKTPGGFDIEFGCEGRQVDDDNWMARESTAVSLWGHDFSIGARQP, via the coding sequence ATGGGCATCCGATCGCTGGGTTATCTGCGCATCGAGGCCACGGACCTGGCTGCCTGGCGCGAATACGGGCTCAAGGTGCTCGGCATGGTCGAGGGCAAGGGCACCGACCCGGAGGCGTTGTACCTGCGCATGGACGACTTCCCGGCGCGGCTGGTGATCGTGCCCGGCACCTCGGACCGGCTCGCGCAGGCGGGCTGGGAGGTGTCGAACGCGGCGGAGCTGGAGGAAGTGCGCCAGAGCCTGGCCGCGCACGAGGTGCCGTTCAAGGAGGGCACCGCGGAGCAGTTGGCCGACCGGCACGTGGTCGAGATGATCACCTTCGAGGACCCGTCGGGCAACACGCTCGAGGTTTTCCACGGCATCGCGTTGCAGCACCGGCGCGTGGTCAGCCCGTACGGGCACCGGTTCGTCACCGAGGAGCAGGGGCTCGGGCACGTCGTGCTGTCCACTCACGACGATGCGGCGGCCTTGCGGTTCTACCGTGACGTACTGGGTTTCCGGCTGCGCGACTCGATGCGGTTGCCCCCGCAGTTCGTCGGCAGGCCGGCCGACGGGGAACCGGCGTGGCTGCGGTTCTTCGGCTGCAACCCGCGGCACCACAGCCTGGCGTTCCTGCCGATGCCGGTGCCGAGCGGGATCGTGCACCTGATGGTCGAGGTGGAGAACACCGACGACGTGGGCCTGTGCCTGGACCGCGCGCTGCGGCGGAAGGTACCGATGTCGGCGACGCTGGGCAGGCACGTCAACGACCTCATGCTGTCGTTCTACATGAAGACACCCGGCGGGTTCGACATCGAATTCGGCTGCGAGGGCAGGCAGGTCGACGACGACAACTGGATGGCTCGCGAGAGCACCGCGGTTTCGTTGTGGGGGCACGACTTCTCGATCGGGGCGCGGCAGCCGTGA